The following coding sequences lie in one Treponema sp. OMZ 790 genomic window:
- a CDS encoding transposase, protein MRFLGLELKDKVPDAKTIWLLKKNSLKESIKKLFEKFGKELARNNLIGKRER, encoded by the coding sequence ATGAGATTTTTAGGATTGGAATTAAAAGATAAAGTACCCGATGCAAAAACAATATGGCTTTTAAAGAAAAACTCATTGAAGGAGAGTATCAAAAAGTTATTTGAAAAGTTTGGAAAAGAATTAGCTAGAAATAACTTAATAGGAAAGAGGGAACGATAA
- a CDS encoding type II toxin-antitoxin system Phd/YefM family antitoxin → MHMPQIVPIRDLKNTSAISNLCHETNEPIFITKNGYGDMVIMSMETYEGNAFFNDLYSNLEEAEIDLQNDRVSDIDEAIEEIKSRYDL, encoded by the coding sequence ATGCATATGCCGCAAATAGTACCAATTCGCGACTTAAAAAATACGAGTGCGATTTCAAATCTTTGTCATGAAACAAATGAGCCGATTTTTATAACAAAAAATGGCTATGGTGATATGGTTATTATGAGTATGGAAACATATGAAGGAAATGCTTTTTTTAATGATCTTTATAGTAATTTGGAAGAAGCAGAAATAGATTTGCAAAACGACAGGGTTTCCGATATTGATGAGGCTATAGAGGAGATAAAAAGTCGCTATGATTTATGA
- a CDS encoding cytochrome c oxidase assembly factor Coa1 family protein, which yields MGKIIDFFEKNVKLILGTIFVVCILNCIICICKDIKLPEVLLGFVISIGFFFIAWGITFVVLGFQKINPFCPEAIFKFFCYFIIIMSALGIIFGIINDTILCLIKDKNDVFPFAYSTCPLGFIYGSIFLYRKTFGKDKEIDVKINIEIPDESKKKKIIKYAVIFVIGFIGAIIVCISAFSLFKNSEPYKYSLELIENNQDVMEYLGEEYKLPIIISGSISTNQNGTGKASLSYKIKGKNGISRVYIDAEKENGIWKYNKVIFYKEKGKADSIDLLLNKE from the coding sequence ATGGGAAAAATAATTGATTTTTTTGAAAAGAATGTAAAGCTCATTTTAGGAACTATTTTTGTTGTTTGCATCTTGAATTGTATTATTTGTATTTGCAAAGATATAAAACTACCAGAAGTATTATTAGGTTTTGTAATAAGTATCGGATTTTTCTTTATTGCATGGGGAATAACTTTTGTAGTTTTAGGTTTTCAAAAAATTAATCCATTCTGCCCAGAAGCAATTTTTAAGTTTTTTTGTTACTTCATTATAATAATGAGTGCACTTGGTATTATCTTTGGAATAATAAATGATACAATTCTTTGTTTAATCAAAGATAAAAACGATGTATTTCCTTTTGCATATTCTACATGTCCATTAGGTTTTATTTATGGAAGCATTTTTTTATATAGAAAAACTTTTGGTAAAGATAAAGAAATTGATGTGAAAATAAATATCGAAATTCCAGATGAAAGTAAAAAGAAAAAAATCATAAAATATGCTGTAATATTTGTAATTGGTTTTATTGGTGCTATAATTGTATGTATCTCTGCTTTTTCATTATTTAAAAACTCTGAGCCATATAAGTATTCACTGGAGCTTATTGAAAATAATCAGGATGTTATGGAATATCTTGGAGAAGAATATAAACTTCCAATTATAATTAGCGGTTCTATAAGTACAAATCAAAATGGAACAGGAAAAGCATCTCTTTCGTACAAAATAAAAGGGAAAAATGGTATTTCAAGAGTATATATCGATGCTGAAAAAGAAAATGGAATTTGGAAATATAACAAAGTGATTTTTTATAAAGAGAAAGGAAAAGCAGATTCAATAGATTTGCTTTTAAATAAAGAATAA
- a CDS encoding restriction endonuclease: protein MIPDFQTAMLPLLKQMNDEKIYNSNSIRDVAVSYFKITDDEKNEKTPNGKQLLYYNRIAWSISYLRTGGLIESPERGKYKISELGKTVLQNPPEKITIKFLKEINPDKNLFEREKAPKNEEKELEISEDKTPDELVEEGHKRINQELSKILLQNIEDASPYKFEEIVVDLLIKMGYGDSDFNNGEITSKSGDEGIDGIIKEDKLGLDKIYVQAKRWKKDSKIGRPEIQKFVGALDGQRAKKGIFITTAFFSQEAINYANNTSNATVILIDGQKLTDLMIEYEAGVTVKDIIKICKIDTDFFVEE from the coding sequence ATGATACCGGATTTTCAAACAGCAATGTTGCCTCTATTAAAACAGATGAATGATGAAAAAATTTATAATTCTAATTCTATTAGAGATGTGGCAGTTTCATATTTTAAAATCACAGATGATGAAAAAAATGAAAAAACTCCAAATGGTAAACAGTTGCTTTATTATAATAGAATTGCTTGGTCTATTTCATATTTAAGAACAGGTGGATTAATTGAAAGTCCAGAACGAGGAAAATATAAAATTTCTGAATTAGGAAAAACGGTATTACAAAATCCACCAGAAAAAATAACAATAAAATTCTTAAAAGAAATAAACCCAGATAAAAATTTATTTGAAAGAGAAAAAGCTCCTAAAAATGAAGAAAAAGAATTAGAAATATCAGAGGATAAAACACCTGATGAGTTAGTTGAAGAAGGTCACAAAAGAATTAATCAGGAATTATCCAAAATTCTGCTTCAAAATATAGAAGATGCATCCCCATATAAATTTGAAGAAATAGTAGTAGATTTATTAATAAAAATGGGTTATGGAGATTCTGATTTCAATAATGGTGAAATTACTTCAAAATCTGGAGATGAAGGAATTGATGGAATAATAAAAGAAGATAAACTTGGACTTGATAAAATATATGTTCAAGCAAAAAGATGGAAAAAAGATTCTAAAATTGGTCGACCGGAGATTCAAAAATTTGTTGGGGCTTTAGATGGTCAAAGAGCAAAAAAAGGAATTTTTATTACTACTGCTTTCTTTTCACAAGAAGCTATAAATTATGCCAATAATACTAGTAATGCAACTGTTATTTTAATTGATGGTCAAAAATTAACAGATTTAATGATAGAGTATGAAGCAGGAGTAACAGTAAAGGATATAATAAAAATCTGTAAAATTGATACAGATTTTTTTGTTGAGGAGTAA
- a CDS encoding DUF2752 domain-containing protein has product MTCIVRALFKCPCPTCGVTRAMISLLKSDIKNYCDYNIMGVPLCIATILMVLGERKNNKAYQKVSGCIFIINIVYYIYRLYSGNIP; this is encoded by the coding sequence ATGACCTGTATAGTAAGAGCGTTATTTAAATGCCCTTGCCCTACATGTGGTGTTACACGGGCAATGATTAGTTTATTAAAGAGTGATATAAAAAATTATTGTGATTATAATATAATGGGAGTTCCATTGTGTATTGCAACAATACTGATGGTTTTAGGGGAAAGGAAGAATAATAAGGCATATCAAAAAGTCAGTGGGTGCATATTCATAATTAACATAGTATATTATATTTATAGACTATATAGCGGAAATATTCCATAA
- a CDS encoding DUF2185 domain-containing protein produces MMLFDEDVSLNDGISLADMISIYRKAGCPQKTETFFLHNIDEIRAKKYRSFSAPLQKDIDALKKDDKVELFYEYFDSNKNINERFIVQIKERDGNIFCGRLLNEPLYSDVIEGQYICFMKYNISCIIGKLDYDLNSTGTISYESFKKKMINIAIKIKELESKSDSGWRFLYGNETEEYLKNKENTHEFTLDEILYIEPLLEHVLGKENKIYIYEKSINDFIAVSEKEICDEIKNHYIKKI; encoded by the coding sequence ATGATGTTATTTGATGAGGACGTGTCTTTAAATGATGGTATATCGTTAGCTGATATGATTTCGATTTATAGAAAAGCAGGATGTCCACAAAAGACAGAAACATTTTTCCTGCATAATATTGACGAAATACGGGCTAAAAAGTACAGATCATTTTCTGCACCTTTGCAAAAGGATATTGATGCTTTAAAAAAAGACGATAAGGTCGAACTTTTTTATGAATATTTTGATTCTAACAAAAATATAAATGAAAGATTTATAGTTCAAATAAAGGAACGGGATGGAAACATTTTTTGTGGAAGGTTGCTTAATGAACCATTGTATAGTGATGTAATAGAAGGACAATATATTTGTTTTATGAAATATAATATATCCTGTATTATTGGAAAGCTTGATTATGATTTAAACTCGACAGGAACTATCAGTTATGAATCATTCAAAAAAAAGATGATCAATATCGCTATTAAGATTAAAGAACTAGAATCAAAAAGTGATAGTGGCTGGAGATTTTTATATGGAAATGAAACGGAAGAGTATTTAAAAAATAAAGAAAATACACATGAATTTACTCTTGATGAAATTTTGTATATAGAACCACTGCTTGAGCATGTATTAGGAAAAGAAAATAAAATCTATATATATGAGAAATCAATAAATGATTTTATAGCAGTTTCTGAGAAAGAGATATGTGATGAAATAAAAAATCATTATATAAAAAAAATCTAA
- the comJ gene encoding competence protein ComJ, whose protein sequence is MVTVDILYRQLAIFVADMPNPYNKWSSKSLNQGFAYRKGSVSFDTIEDGEFKIFINEKDNLKINDIIRKIIVPLKTKNGFELGSIISTIKIDAKPGDYSIEYSLYKNKIIHIQIRKEVISPKILIMQDKDDIQDIELFLNEEKA, encoded by the coding sequence ATGGTTACAGTGGATATACTTTATAGGCAACTTGCAATATTTGTTGCCGATATGCCTAATCCTTATAATAAATGGTCATCAAAATCCCTTAATCAAGGTTTCGCATACCGGAAAGGATCTGTTTCATTTGATACAATTGAAGACGGTGAGTTTAAAATATTTATCAATGAAAAAGATAATTTAAAGATTAATGATATAATTCGAAAAATAATTGTTCCGTTAAAAACCAAAAATGGTTTTGAGCTTGGGTCAATTATTTCCACGATTAAAATTGATGCAAAACCAGGAGATTATTCAATTGAATATAGTCTTTATAAAAATAAAATAATTCATATCCAAATACGAAAAGAAGTTATCAGCCCAAAAATACTAATAATGCAAGATAAAGATGATATACAAGATATAGAACTTTTTTTGAATGAAGAAAAAGCTTAA
- a CDS encoding HNH endonuclease, giving the protein MNNYNIPADLEEKIRNRDNKCVYCSKSFDTDETIEHIDNDVKNISENNIAICCRACNSSKGNRLLHEWLNTNYCKKRNINIETVSDVIKNILW; this is encoded by the coding sequence ATGAATAACTACAATATTCCTGCCGATTTGGAAGAAAAAATACGCAATCGAGATAATAAGTGCGTTTATTGCAGCAAGAGTTTTGACACAGATGAAACAATAGAACATATTGATAACGATGTGAAAAATATTTCTGAAAATAATATTGCTATTTGTTGTCGTGCTTGTAATTCCAGTAAAGGAAATAGATTGTTACATGAATGGTTGAATACAAATTATTGCAAAAAGAGAAATATCAACATTGAAACTGTTTCAGATGTGATTAAAAATATCTTGTGGTAA
- a CDS encoding ClbS/DfsB family four-helix bundle protein: protein MARARNKDDLLKFAAENYSKLMDIISKMTENQMNTLFDFSGDKSKKEAHWERDKNVRDVLIHLYEWHQLMLKFIENNADGKSNIPFLPDEYSWKTYGAMNVMFWKRHQNTSLESAKAMLAESHKKILALAEKYSNEELFTKKYFSWTGTTDLGSYFVSTTSSHYDWAIKKIKLHCKKII from the coding sequence ATGGCACGGGCAAGAAATAAAGATGATTTGCTTAAATTTGCAGCGGAAAATTATTCAAAATTGATGGATATTATTTCTAAAATGACTGAAAATCAAATGAACACGCTTTTTGATTTTTCCGGCGATAAAAGCAAAAAAGAAGCTCATTGGGAGCGCGATAAAAATGTTAGAGATGTTCTGATTCATTTGTATGAATGGCATCAACTTATGTTGAAATTCATAGAAAATAATGCTGACGGAAAAAGTAATATTCCGTTTTTGCCGGATGAGTATTCTTGGAAAACCTATGGAGCAATGAATGTCATGTTTTGGAAACGGCATCAGAATACAAGTCTTGAAAGTGCAAAAGCAATGCTAGCGGAAAGTCATAAAAAAATTCTTGCACTGGCTGAGAAATATTCAAATGAAGAGCTTTTTACGAAAAAATATTTTTCATGGACAGGAACAACTGATTTAGGTTCATATTTTGTAAGTACGACTTCAAGTCATTATGATTGGGCTATAAAAAAGATAAAATTGCATTGTAAAAAAATTATATAA
- a CDS encoding transposase: protein MARSKNKAKLSQKDCDARWTKKHKRSYYGYKDHIKVDKKSKLILKATVTAANVHDSRELKNLVEREDERLYADSAYIGEEIDRILKAKGIEGQICERGARGKPLTKNQKIGNRKNQKYGRE, encoded by the coding sequence ATGGCAAGAAGCAAAAATAAGGCAAAATTATCACAAAAAGACTGTGATGCTAGGTGGACAAAGAAGCACAAACGTAGCTATTACGGTTATAAAGATCATATAAAAGTAGATAAAAAAAGTAAGCTTATATTGAAAGCGACGGTAACAGCAGCCAATGTTCATGATAGTAGAGAGTTAAAAAATTTAGTTGAAAGGGAAGATGAAAGATTATACGCAGATAGTGCCTATATAGGAGAAGAAATAGACAGGATTTTAAAAGCGAAAGGAATAGAAGGGCAAATTTGTGAAAGAGGAGCAAGAGGAAAACCTCTTACTAAAAACCAAAAAATCGGTAACAGAAAAAATCAAAAATACGGGCGAGAGTAG
- a CDS encoding TM2 domain-containing protein — MNKFSKVTGLIAFWVELSLIIAIILLIFFQKSIAGIYFSSLDEYKDIFIVPWQEIIKNFIFLFLLGIFCLKSNSNKRVYGILILYFYILITIIFDNPFSASTSFIAMSKKGVNYLAFFSAFNSAQNSILYIFILIRNISFILSAGSMIVKNESRYLEVKNDENISRKSRTSLILYSAFLGFLGIDRFYIGRTVIGIGKLLLGLITITEFFFVFRYWYSLLLVDRSVLIILLVGFVSMSVLVNSIDFILAALGRMKDSEKKLVRSW, encoded by the coding sequence ATGAATAAGTTTTCAAAAGTTACAGGATTAATTGCATTTTGGGTAGAATTAAGTTTAATTATTGCAATAATTCTTTTAATCTTTTTTCAAAAAAGTATTGCTGGAATATATTTCTCATCCTTAGATGAGTATAAAGATATATTTATTGTTCCATGGCAAGAAATTATTAAGAATTTTATTTTTTTATTTTTACTGGGAATTTTCTGTTTAAAAAGTAATTCAAATAAAAGAGTTTATGGAATTCTAATACTTTATTTTTATATTCTCATAACAATAATATTTGATAATCCTTTTTCGGCTTCTACCTCATTTATCGCTATGTCAAAGAAAGGGGTAAATTACCTTGCCTTTTTTTCTGCATTTAATTCTGCACAAAATTCCATTTTATATATATTTATTCTGATAAGAAATATTTCTTTTATTTTATCAGCGGGTAGTATGATTGTAAAAAACGAAAGCCGATATTTAGAGGTAAAAAATGATGAAAACATTTCACGAAAAAGTAGAACTTCTTTAATACTTTATTCTGCATTTTTAGGTTTTTTAGGAATTGATAGATTTTATATAGGACGAACGGTAATAGGTATTGGAAAATTATTACTGGGATTGATTACTATTACGGAATTTTTCTTCGTTTTTCGCTATTGGTATTCACTTCTTCTTGTAGATAGAAGTGTGCTTATTATATTATTAGTAGGTTTTGTAAGTATGTCAGTGCTTGTAAATAGCATAGATTTCATTCTTGCAGCTCTTGGAAGAATGAAAGATTCTGAAAAAAAGTTAGTGAGAAGTTGGTAG
- a CDS encoding PIN domain nuclease, giving the protein MVLVDTSVLINFFRGRETVGTAYFEKLLEEQKHFCINEFIYQEILQGSKDEKEFAILKSYLIDVPLYSLKLGIQSFENAAWLNFRCRRKGVTICSTVDLLIAETAIENNIPLLHDDDDFANMARIITELTLAV; this is encoded by the coding sequence ATGGTTTTAGTAGATACTTCTGTGCTGATAAACTTTTTTCGTGGCAGGGAAACGGTCGGTACAGCATATTTTGAAAAATTGCTTGAGGAACAAAAGCATTTTTGTATCAATGAATTTATTTATCAAGAGATTTTGCAAGGTTCAAAAGACGAAAAAGAATTTGCTATTTTGAAATCTTATTTAATTGATGTACCGTTGTATTCGCTAAAACTCGGTATTCAATCCTTTGAAAATGCTGCTTGGTTGAATTTCCGTTGTCGTAGAAAAGGTGTTACAATTTGTAGTACGGTAGATTTGCTGATTGCAGAAACTGCGATTGAAAATAATATTCCGCTTCTACATGATGATGACGATTTTGCAAATATGGCTCGAATTATTACGGAGTTAACGCTGGCTGTGTAG
- a CDS encoding VOC family protein — protein sequence MKLDGFGVFVKDMPTMVRFYRDVLGFEIKEAEDASNVFLEKDGTLFLFYRRSDFENMTSTKFNYAEKINGHFEIALGVENFAAVDKAYNEIVAKGGKSVMPPTTEPWGQRTCYIADPEGNLVEIGSFVKE from the coding sequence ATGAAATTAGATGGATTTGGTGTTTTTGTAAAAGATATGCCGACAATGGTTCGTTTTTACAGAGATGTATTGGGATTTGAAATCAAAGAGGCAGAAGATGCTTCAAATGTGTTTCTTGAAAAAGACGGTACACTGTTTCTATTTTACAGACGCTCAGATTTTGAAAATATGACTTCTACAAAATTCAATTATGCAGAAAAGATAAATGGGCATTTTGAAATTGCTTTAGGTGTAGAAAATTTTGCGGCAGTTGATAAAGCGTATAATGAAATAGTTGCAAAGGGCGGAAAATCCGTAATGCCACCTACAACAGAGCCTTGGGGACAGCGAACCTGCTATATTGCCGACCCCGAAGGAAATCTTGTGGAAATTGGTTCTTTTGTGAAAGAATAA
- a CDS encoding TM2 domain-containing protein, giving the protein MDANKIDMFFVSNGKKLPSEKAAIIREKMATIDDSRYATISSVEMKDPTTMLLISIFLGEFGVDRFMLGNTGMGILKLLTAGLCGVLWLIDVIQISGKTKDYNYNALMQIL; this is encoded by the coding sequence ATGGACGCAAATAAAATTGATATGTTTTTTGTATCAAATGGGAAAAAATTGCCTAGCGAAAAAGCAGCAATTATTCGGGAAAAAATGGCAACTATCGATGATTCAAGATATGCTACAATAAGTTCAGTTGAGATGAAAGATCCCACAACAATGTTACTTATAAGTATTTTTCTTGGCGAATTTGGCGTTGATAGATTTATGCTGGGTAATACCGGGATGGGAATTCTGAAATTATTGACAGCAGGATTGTGTGGAGTTCTTTGGCTAATAGATGTGATACAGATTAGCGGAAAAACAAAGGACTATAATTACAATGCATTAATGCAAATATTATAA
- a CDS encoding transposase yields the protein MKQKGLFDEEDRLRVLSKLGDSLEKLNEKINWEIFKPLLKKALTKEPKGLGGRPAYDYVLMFKIIILQNYTT from the coding sequence ATGAAACAAAAAGGATTATTTGATGAAGAAGATCGTTTAAGAGTATTAAGCAAGTTAGGAGATAGTCTTGAAAAATTAAACGAAAAAATAAATTGGGAAATATTCAAACCACTATTAAAAAAAGCATTAACCAAAGAGCCAAAAGGTTTAGGCGGAAGACCTGCATACGATTATGTACTGATGTTTAAAATAATAATCTTACAAAATTATACAACATAA
- a CDS encoding aspartate/glutamate racemase family protein, with translation MKTVGLIGGMSWESTLPYYEIINKGVNRKLGRNHSAKCIIYSVDFQEIEELQYSGDWNRLNEIIIKAGLCLKAAGADFIVLCTNTMHKVVDDFDNTVGLPLIHIADAIGEEITNNGIKRIGLLGTIFTMEQDFYKEKLISKYNLEVVIPDKNDREVINDIIYKELVKGIIKESSKEKYFKIMDKMKAEHVQGIILGCTEIGLLVDQYSIPLFDSTKIHATKAIEIMLEKIT, from the coding sequence ATGAAAACAGTTGGCTTAATTGGTGGTATGAGTTGGGAATCAACACTTCCATATTACGAAATAATCAATAAAGGAGTAAACAGAAAACTTGGAAGAAATCATTCAGCAAAATGCATTATTTATTCTGTAGATTTCCAAGAAATTGAAGAGTTACAATATTCTGGTGATTGGAATCGATTAAATGAAATAATCATAAAAGCTGGATTATGTTTGAAAGCAGCCGGTGCTGATTTTATCGTATTGTGTACAAATACAATGCATAAAGTTGTAGATGATTTTGATAATACTGTTGGATTGCCTTTAATTCATATTGCTGATGCAATTGGTGAAGAAATTACCAATAATGGCATAAAAAGAATTGGTTTGTTAGGAACTATTTTTACAATGGAACAGGATTTCTATAAAGAAAAGCTTATAAGTAAGTATAATTTAGAAGTTGTAATACCGGATAAAAACGATCGTGAAGTCATAAATGACATCATTTATAAGGAGTTAGTAAAAGGAATAATTAAAGAATCATCCAAAGAAAAATATTTTAAAATAATGGATAAAATGAAAGCAGAGCATGTTCAAGGTATAATTCTTGGATGTACAGAGATTGGTTTACTTGTTGATCAATATTCCATTCCTTTATTTGATTCAACTAAAATACATGCTACTAAAGCAATTGAAATAATGTTAGAAAAAATTACCTAA
- a CDS encoding type II toxin-antitoxin system RelE/ParE family toxin has protein sequence MIYDIQITDKAKRDLNEIVKYIKEILVNPDAVSSLLDDFFRQKSFLAENPYMFPRCSILKLHKKGYHRFIFKNNYIALYLIDDNKKVVTIMHIFYAKRDYGKLL, from the coding sequence ATGATTTATGATATTCAAATCACTGATAAGGCAAAGAGAGATTTGAATGAAATTGTAAAATATATAAAAGAAATACTTGTAAATCCAGACGCTGTATCAAGTTTATTAGATGATTTTTTTAGACAAAAATCTTTTTTAGCTGAAAATCCATATATGTTTCCTCGATGTTCTATTTTGAAATTACATAAGAAAGGGTATCATCGTTTTATATTTAAGAATAATTATATAGCATTATATTTAATTGATGATAATAAAAAAGTAGTTACTATAATGCATATATTTTATGCAAAACGTGATTATGGAAAATTATTATAA
- a CDS encoding TfoX/Sxy family protein has protein sequence MASSKDYLDFMLDQLSDLEDITFRQMMGEYIIYYRGKIIGGIYDNRFLVKPTKSVLEKMPKAQYEVPYDGAKEMILVEELDNREFLRELIFAMYGELPEQKRKRS, from the coding sequence ATGGCTTCTAGTAAAGATTACTTGGATTTTATGCTTGACCAGCTTTCTGATTTGGAAGATATAACTTTTCGACAGATGATGGGAGAGTATATAATTTATTATAGGGGTAAAATCATCGGCGGAATCTATGATAATCGCTTTCTTGTAAAACCTACAAAATCAGTATTGGAAAAAATGCCCAAGGCTCAGTATGAAGTGCCGTATGATGGTGCAAAGGAAATGATTTTAGTTGAAGAGCTAGATAACCGTGAATTTCTTAGGGAATTGATTTTTGCGATGTATGGGGAACTGCCAGAACAAAAGAGAAAAAGATCCTAA
- a CDS encoding type II toxin-antitoxin system VapC family toxin: MYFIDTNTCIYFMNGKFPSVRERFLSVSPKEIKISSVVKGELLLGAFKSRTREKTTEKVEKFLKPFEIVDFTDKMSYEYAKIRKDLELAGTPIGANDLLIAAAAVYQKATLITHNVAEFSRVTDLKIEDWVEE; the protein is encoded by the coding sequence ATGTATTTTATAGACACAAATACTTGCATTTACTTTATGAATGGCAAGTTTCCATCTGTTCGGGAAAGATTCTTGTCGGTTTCACCGAAAGAGATAAAAATTTCTTCAGTAGTAAAAGGAGAACTTTTGCTAGGCGCATTTAAAAGCCGGACAAGGGAAAAGACTACAGAGAAAGTGGAAAAATTTTTAAAACCGTTTGAAATTGTGGATTTTACAGACAAAATGTCTTATGAGTATGCAAAAATCCGAAAAGATTTGGAGCTTGCAGGTACACCGATAGGTGCAAATGACTTACTTATTGCCGCCGCCGCAGTATATCAAAAAGCGACTCTTATTACTCACAATGTGGCTGAATTTTCAAGAGTAACCGATTTGAAAATTGAAGATTGGGTAGAAGAATGA
- a CDS encoding InlB B-repeat-containing protein, which produces MKQRKIVSMIGVLVFLMSVLSLLCGCPNNSGYKPPEPKNPEKIYAYISYDLSGCTSAEEGNNFWKPIGKKVEKGAFYQLAGGQSDFWKPSEVKPLNGKDFIGWSVNKDGSTKDYDFGQSIKVEKDMTFYPAYSKDAYVTVKYDFSSCRNKLFSYNEYWLLPDSRIVKGSSFTLANHKDKGVDKSGNEGVWDLSSIEAKDGRYIVGWSKSAAGNTKDYDFGQSIIINEDTTLYPAFSKYKVGDMINGKTVIYLIRKAITEESLGDSFDSRHNKIKNFDVKGSDGTYITIDIDFANASTHCSWTNKHKDVMTSTAIGAGKKNTEQIIEVHKDDTYYTDDTYYVTRYCKQKAGSKAFVPSLGEAFLIVDAIKNWKIDKKKFPKQTANSFGEVWFWTSSQTSVDKAKIVTLSDNSFIHETHIERDEEKKIINSAYLCPVYYFDKEGNAIE; this is translated from the coding sequence ATGAAACAAAGAAAGATAGTTTCAATGATTGGAGTGCTGGTTTTCCTAATGAGTGTTCTTAGCTTATTATGTGGATGCCCTAATAATTCCGGGTATAAACCACCGGAACCTAAAAATCCTGAAAAGATATATGCATATATTTCCTATGACTTGTCAGGATGTACTTCAGCAGAGGAGGGAAATAATTTTTGGAAGCCAATCGGTAAAAAGGTTGAAAAAGGAGCCTTTTATCAACTTGCAGGCGGACAATCCGATTTCTGGAAACCTAGCGAAGTAAAACCTTTGAACGGGAAAGACTTTATCGGCTGGAGTGTAAATAAAGATGGCAGTACCAAAGATTATGATTTCGGACAAAGTATAAAAGTTGAAAAAGATATGACGTTTTACCCGGCGTATAGTAAAGATGCGTATGTAACCGTAAAGTACGATTTTTCATCATGCCGGAATAAACTATTTAGTTATAATGAGTATTGGCTATTGCCTGATAGCCGTATTGTTAAAGGTTCAAGTTTTACCCTTGCAAATCATAAAGATAAAGGTGTTGATAAAAGTGGAAACGAAGGAGTTTGGGATCTTTCATCAATTGAAGCCAAAGATGGAAGATATATTGTTGGCTGGAGTAAAAGTGCAGCAGGCAATACGAAAGATTATGATTTCGGTCAAAGTATAATAATAAATGAAGATACCACATTGTACCCTGCATTTTCAAAATATAAAGTAGGGGATATGATAAACGGTAAAACAGTGATATATCTCATTCGAAAAGCGATTACGGAGGAAAGCCTTGGTGATAGTTTTGATAGCCGACATAACAAGATTAAAAATTTTGATGTTAAGGGCAGTGATGGTACATATATTACAATAGATATTGACTTTGCAAATGCCTCAACTCATTGCAGTTGGACAAACAAGCATAAAGATGTTATGACATCAACTGCAATTGGAGCCGGTAAAAAAAATACCGAGCAAATCATAGAAGTACATAAAGATGATACATACTACACCGACGATACATATTATGTAACAAGATACTGTAAACAAAAAGCCGGCAGTAAAGCTTTCGTACCGTCATTAGGGGAGGCATTTCTTATAGTGGATGCCATTAAAAACTGGAAGATTGATAAAAAGAAATTTCCAAAGCAAACAGCAAACTCCTTTGGTGAAGTATGGTTTTGGACATCTTCGCAGACTTCTGTAGATAAAGCAAAAATAGTAACATTAAGCGATAATTCATTTATCCATGAAACCCATATAGAAAGGGATGAAGAAAAAAAGATAATAAATAGTGCCTATCTTTGTCCTGTATATTATTTTGATAAAGAAGGGAATGCTATCGAGTAA